A region of the Arachis hypogaea cultivar Tifrunner chromosome 15, arahy.Tifrunner.gnm2.J5K5, whole genome shotgun sequence genome:
CCTGCATTAGTAGCATCCTCTCCAGTAATTACTGATGGAACCTGCAGCAGCTTCAACCAGATGGAGAATAAGAATAGTAGCTGTTGCAACACAGCTCCAACATCCACAGCACAGTCACCTAATAATAATTCCAACACAATCTTTGATGATTTGGAGAAGCTCCTTCAGGATGATGAAACATCTGCCTCCTACTGGAAAGATATTCTAGAGTATGCCCTTGTTCTTGTTATCTGATTATATTGCTCTAGATTCTAGGTGCATGCATTACTACACgctgaaaactcaggtgcagttaactttacgtgaagttgatagttaaaaatcgtTAGATAATAATTAAGTCAAACCTATCAATTCATTTAACGActatcaattatcaacttcacgtcaAGTTAACTTCTTTCTTCCACCTTACTAGATTCCACCTTACTAGATTCTTATGCATAACCATATGGTACTTACGGTGCAGTTTCACCAAAACATGCAAGTGTTTGATTGGCTATTGCCTGTAGCATAATGTAAACATACTATAATCGTTCCaatttctgtttaattttattttttatttttttttatagaggCTCTTTTAGATAATAATCTGAtatatattttcttgttatttttcagCTTGACATCAATATGTGCCTCAGAGAATTCGTGGTAGATGGAAGGAATCATCATTCAGTCTCAGAAAAATCAATttacaattttgaaaaaaaaattatgcatatataatttatttattcattcattatttttttattccaaaTAATTGTAGTTTGTGTGCACAAAACCAAGAAAAATACACATGCATATTTGGCAAATTGTAATCCTTAGAAATACttgtaatttaatatatatttgattggttcttttgattctcctttaattaattccaaaaaaaatagttacatatatattattcatAATTCTGAAATctaagaattatttatttatttatttcaattataaTATTCTCTGAATTAATACTCAAAATGTTTCATGAAATTTGAAAACAGATTCATTTTAATCCCTAAAATTTCAATTAGTTCAATTTGAGTCTCCAAATTTAAATAAGTGACTCACGTTAGTTTTTAATCTCGTTAACAGCACGCTTATTTAGAACGTTAAGTGAGTCACttatttaaatttagagattCAAATTGAGTCAATTGAAATTTTAATAGTCAAATTGAATCTGTCtccaaatttcaaaaatcattttaagTATTAATTCAATATCCTATCTAATCTTGTAACAAACCCAAAATCGTTTTAGATGCTAAGCTAAGTCCTAATAACGGGGATAGGCATACATAGTCAATAAATCTATGAAGCTTATAATTAAGCCTTTGACTTTTTGAATAATGTTTAAGTCAACCAAGTGACTACTATTTCTCGCCGGCTAAAGAAATTTCTATCTAATAAGTATCACATCAAATTATATGAACGTAGAAGATTAGAGTAGATGACAAAAATTACAATTGTCGTTGAAACTAATTAGGTCAGATTATTGTTTACGTTTTGCACAAGATAGATATAATGAACACGGCGCCACACATATATATCTATTATTGCAACTGCTCCTTTGTTTTCAGGTTCACTAAAGGTGCTGCTTCAATTCGATGATATATAATGTTTTAGGTACATAACACGATGCAACTTGTGATTAATCAATGACACAGCAGCAGTCATTCATAATTTCTAGAATAATCATCACTTATTTTATCAACCACATGaattttacatataaatttttcttttattaaaattaaaattgaatatgTTTAATTCGACTCTAGAAACAacctaaaaattaattcatcataaattCTGATATAATATCAGAATTGAGATTAAGTGAgcttaattttatctcaaaaaCAAATTTATTAGGTGAGTGATGTCTCAGCTCACacttataaatattttagagattttatccttaaaaagatatgaaacttataaattataatacaattttacatttaaaaatgACCATTTAGAATATGAATGTTTGTAAGTAATTCTAATATCATATTAGAATTAAAATTGAATGGTCTAACTCAATACTAAAATTAACTCATGAACTGAGaaatatttcatatttatatgctttctagaaattttatttttaaaatatgagagttataatatctttctttttaaagTTTACactttagataattaaaattctaatatcatattataaaatcaccataaaacttaaaataataaaaagacacaTACATAAATAATCATATGTAACAATAATCTTAGGATGATGGATAATTGacacaataaaataaagaacTTAATTTTGATAATATAAGTAGAGATTGAGAAATATGGCTGCCTTAgagtttattaattatttttttaacaatatgaAATCATTTTTCAGCtattgccaaaaaaaaaaaaaaaaacaaatttagtTTGTTGCAGTCATATTATCAGATCTACACTTAGATTTTGTACAGCGTCATATCAATTTATTATGCGCAAAAATAATCTACTATTTAGTTTCAATTACGTAGTTATTATCTCTTTCTTAATCTCTCCACTAATCAACTTTCGGTTTTAATTTCATGGATATGACATGTATGTGAGACATGGGATTTCTTGTTAGAATCATCTAGCTGGACGATATATATCAAGTCACGATTATTCTAGAAATTATAGCTTTAGAGGGGACCATATATAACTGATGTTGTGTTCTTGATCATCACAAGTTGCATCCTAATAATTAACATTGACACATCGAAGCTAAGCACCCACCTTTATTTTTAGCTTAAAAACAAACGGGTGGTTAAAATAATATCGATATAATTTAAGCTAAGTAACATTTTATGCATATAACTTTTTCACAAAATTTACCATTATGATAAATttatatctttatctttatatgcAATAAAAATAGTTTATCATATTATGGCGGTTTTAAACCCACtaaactgtaaaaaaaaaaaagaaaaaaacgccACAATTTTTCTTATAATGGGCTTTGACTAAAAAATCAGTTAACAACAGAGCCAATGAGAATAGCTCACATAACAAACCCGGCTTCCACAAAGGAAAAGACAAGCTAACTAATAACTCATATATAATCACTAAGTGATCTTAAACTAACTGATCCTGTATTAATCATTACGGTTTCCTTTATATCTTTAACAACCCCCCAAAATTAGGTGGGATTGTCATTTGTCACCCACTCTGAATTTATTCCTAAATTTTTCAAATAGTCGAATTAATATGGATTTTGTGGGAATATCACACCATTTTAAATGCAGTTTTGTGTGAAAATAGCGACCAATTATGTGCTAGATTTCTTTATTCCACGgtaatattgatattttttatttatgtttgacgATAATAGTGAAGAACAATATATGAccataattttaaaagtttttaatggTTTTTTTTATAGTGAATATAGtacaatttctttttatttttcatttctctaaaaataataaagatttgTATTTGCTGTGAAGAATTGGATTAACAACCAGAAGACAGACACTTTAATTGTTACAATAAATAATTGGTGACAATATTTGAAGCATTTTGAATTTCTTAAGTAGTTGTTGTAATATTATAAGTTTTGTTTGTGTGGAAGCCAAAACTTTACGTTAAACTTATTATGTGTTACTTTTACTTCTTACGACATACACTTTTAGAACACTAGATTATTATTCTCTAAGTACACACAATAGCTAAATCACTCACTCAATCTTTATTTGTAAAATCCAAAAACCTATACTTATTCCATTTCAAAAACATTAAATCTAGTTgttgttatatattatataagtTTTGTTGTAATGAACCTAAGGATTTTCTTGATGACTGTCTTTCAGTTTGGTGTCTTGGACAATGCATAAATTTTGAAACCTTATTCACTGAATTATGTAGATACATTTCATTATATAATTTGTATTGTCTCATATAAATTATGtagatatatatttatttactcaGTACAAAACGCACCTGATCCtactattttttttagataaaatattcgcatttaaaattcaaattataaacAATTCTAAAACATGAATCAAACTTGAAATAAACAAAGCTATTCAAAGCAACTTATATCAAATTCCCAAACATGAATTAAACTTgacatttttaattattaaaaaaatactccaACTTATAAATAATAAGGAGAAGATCTCAATTTATAATCTAACATATTCACGTTTATCATCAAACTCCAAAACATAATCAGCCTAGGTCTGCAATAATTGTAATTTAACATACTCATAGTTATAATAATGCAACTCTAAAATCTAATCAAATTAGATTAACATTTAATTAACAATTATAATATCTAGGCATATTACTGTAGTTTTTCAAGTTTCAACGGCAGATTCAGATTTTGTCATCTTATCCGGATTTGTTGAATTATATGGTAGCTATCATTGTTGTGGTGGATATAGTTATTAGAAAATTTTGACAACACTTagaaagtataattaaaatttaatctttcgttaattttttttaagaatttattatttaaaaaataaaaaaattatttttttctctctaaaaattgaataaaaaacaataTTTAAAGAATATCTAGTAACACTATTTTAATTAACTATGCCTATCCACTTAGAGAGAGAATCTAAGTCGATAGATTTTGGATTTGTCACACAATCAATAGCAGCCAAAGCAGTTTTGCATGCTTGACTCGTAAATAATACTGAAAGCATCCAAGATTCAAAGAGATACGTTGAAAGAAATAATCCTTAGaattttgaataattatatataaacacAAAAGTAGATATGATTTATTTGGAAgaggagaataaaaaaaatagcatatatatatagtacAAGTTTGTCTAAGAACATTATTATCAAACCAGACAAATAATATACCACTCCCCATGTAaataaatatgcatgttgtgtaTGTCTCTACTCTTGGTTTTGTACAGAAACTACAATTATTTGGACCTgccataaatttaaaaataactcttaagggaaaaaaaaaaagaatgaatagaATGTATAGAATTTATTTCTTCATTATACGCGAGTGGTATTGTGATCCGTAAATTGATTGTATTGAAAGTGAATCCATGATTCGATATCTTCTCTTCTACCATGAATTTGTTGATGCAGATGTATATGTAGATGTGAAGCTGCACAGTAACAAGGAAAATATCAGGTTATctgaagaaagaataaaaaatacagaaatcagaactaagttaaaaaaaaataaaaccataaatatatttgttttgtATTATTGTTGTATATTTAATGGACCAATATTAAATTTGGCATAACCCCCTTCTTTTTCAACAGGATAAGGATGAAAGTAGAGTAGACATAGGACATAAAATATGTTActcaaatatttttctaaaaataaataatattatatatatcattttatgcacatatttttttaaaatatcttttatctTTAGTATTATAagtagtaattaataaaaatgaaaaaagaaggaaaaaaatatctttatactataaaaaaaaatgtacAAGAGGAATATTCATGAAAAATAATATAAgcatcatttataaaaaaaaatgcatgaaatGGTTTTAGTGAAGGTGAAAACttaggtgcagtcgactttatgtgaagttgataattgagagctgttagatgatttgactaatttgactaaattttcacgTGAAGTCAATTGTACCTGACTTTTCACCTTTAATGAAACATCACCGTACCATATATATGtatgaagaagaaaagatagaatatGATAACAAGGAACAAAGGCTTACTTTAGAATATCTTTCCAGTAGGAATCAGATGTTTGATCATCCTGAAGGAGCATCTCTAAATCATCAAAGATTGTGCTGGAATTATTGGGTGATTGTGTTGTGGATGTTGGAGCTGTGTTGCAACagctactattattattattctccatCTGGTTGAAGCTGCTGCAGGTTCCATCACTGACTACTGGAGAGGATGCTACTAATGCTGGCAACAATggattttcttcttcatttccttGTGATGAAATCTCTTGCGTGTTATTAACTGCACCACCACCGTGTTGATGAGAGAATAGGGCGGCAGGGTTGTTTGCATGTCCTTCACTTTTCAATCCAACAGCTTGGAGTGTGTTTGATTCATTGAGATATGAATTATCGAAGGAAGGATTATAATTAGGGTTACTACTCCCCATGTTAACAAATGTGTTGCTGTTCATAATTTGCAACAGATTTTGCAACAGATGTAGTTGGGATAATTGAGAAGTAACATCTCCTTGTAGAGCAATATTAGGGTTTCTCCCCCAAGTAGGAGTGTTCATATTCATCATAGGATTCCCTGAATTGGAGGAGATGGCTGCTGCAAGCAAGTGTGTGAGATTGATGAGGTGATTGAAATCAGTCCTTGGCTTGTGTGTGTCTGGATCAATACCCATCTGCAGAAGCTTCTTCCTTATGTGAGTGTTCCAGAAATTCTTTATCTCATTATCAGTTCTTCCCGGAAGATGGCTTGCAATCTTTGACCACCTATAACAAACATAATTAATGAAATAATTCGATTAAAACCACTCATTCCAAAAGTTTAAAGAAAGGTGGAAACTCATGTacagttgacttcacgtgaagttggtAATTGAAAACGGTTAgattatttgactaaatttttatctaacggctctcaattatcaacttcttgTGAAATCAACTGCACATGAATTTTCACCTtaaagaaatgaaatgaaaaagaagtATAAATGTGATACACAGACTTGTTTCCAAGAAGAGAATGAAGGTTGACGATGATCCTCTCCTCGTCTGGGGTGAATTTGCCTCTCTTGATATCGGGACGAAGGTAGTTAGCCCACCTGAGTCGGCAGCTCTTACCGCATCTGTTGAGACCAGCACGCTTTGAAAGAGTTCTCCAACTTCCATGACCGTGTTTCTTTATGTAATCAATCAGCTTCTCATCCTCTTCTGGTGTCCATGGCCCTTTCTTTACATTACCGCTACTCTCATCACAGCATGGTGACCTTCCCATCGATTGATTTCAGATGTTACACAATAATGGTTATGATGTTTCAACTCCAAAAGAGAGATTAATTTTCTTGTTAGGAACACTAGTGTTGCTTTGAGCATTTCATGATATATGTGGTGCTTTTATATATAGTTGTCAACATTCAACCTGTAATGCCATTGCTTgcttttcatttttaaattacatTTAATAAACAAACTAATGTTTTTATCCGTAATAATGatagaaatatagaatttttaaaaCTACGTTAACTTTATTTTAACATTATAGATTATTAtgacataaaaatttatataatcaaattatttttataataagatTATAAGAAACAAAAGTCTCATCTactaaaaagataagaatttttgtaaataaaaaaaattaaataataaatcttttaattattatttttatgtgaaataatttattttttttattataattaattttaatatttattatctaaaacttaaaagaatttagtgtatatacttttatatttgattagctATTAAATCTgttgtacaaataaaaataattaatttttactctttttatttaaaaataatatttttttatctatataaaaatataattagatattaatataaaaaaattatattgataattataaaaataactcaatttttttttaaaaaataattgaatcttgattctaatttAATCACAATATTAGTATTATCTTCGAGTTATatgaaataaatatttagaagaaaaagaagtaaaaatatagattaaaaaaataagtggtgaaaatttgaaatttaataaaaaataaaaaaatatgcatataataataataatatttttatataaataatattacaaaattattttttaataatatttaattataaattcaatatattttttataatttatgaatttatttaaattatgttattttattaattttattttttgtagaataaaaagATAGAGACAAAGATGAAGAAGGagagagagtttgttaattttagagagaaaaattttattttaattgtaacgaAAGAATATTTCATGACATGTTagtttgtcaaattagtaatataaattCTTTTTGTTAATATagctatttaattttaattttaattacaattaaagaatattatattatatattttgattgtcaaatttataattaattattgataataatatataaaaaaatggataaaagaatcagagaaatagagaaatagaaaaagaaaaatagaaaaaaatggctctttaattttagaaaaaaaatttattttaattataataaaaaaatatgtgacatattttaattaattataaaattaataataaataatagattaaTAATCAAATGAAAACATGAAGGAAGCAACCTGCATGCTGGGAATTACTACTAGATTCatggaaattatatatatatatgggttgCTTATTAGTTTAATAAGGT
Encoded here:
- the LOC112747420 gene encoding transcription factor MYB53-like, producing the protein MGRSPCCDESSGNVKKGPWTPEEDEKLIDYIKKHGHGSWRTLSKRAGLNRCGKSCRLRWANYLRPDIKRGKFTPDEERIIVNLHSLLGNKWSKIASHLPGRTDNEIKNFWNTHIRKKLLQMGIDPDTHKPRTDFNHLINLTHLLAAAISSNSGNPMMNMNTPTWGRNPNIALQGDVTSQLSQLHLLQNLLQIMNSNTFVNMGSSNPNYNPSFDNSYLNESNTLQAVGLKSEGHANNPAALFSHQHGGGAVNNTQEISSQGNEEENPLLPALVASSPVVSDGTCSSFNQMENNNNSSCCNTAPTSTTQSPNNSSTIFDDLEMLLQDDQTSDSYWKDILNFTSTYTSASTNSW